Proteins from one Impatiens glandulifera chromosome 2, dImpGla2.1, whole genome shotgun sequence genomic window:
- the LOC124925887 gene encoding chloroplast stem-loop binding protein of 41 kDa b, chloroplastic, which translates to MARLVLLQQKQPSFSLLPSSLSDFNGTKLNPSIQYKRKVFQHPKGALHVSAAKKILIMGGTRFIGIFLSRLLVKEGHQVTLFTRGKAPITQQLPGESDNDFSDFASKILHLKGDRKDYDFVKSSLSAKGYDVVYDINGREAEEVEPILEALPNLEQYIYCSSAGVYLKSDLLPHVEVDAVDPKSRHKGKLETESLLQSKGVNWTSIRPVYIYGPLNYNPVEEWFFHRLKAGRPIPIPNSGIQVTQLGHVKDLATAFITVLGNEKAFKEVFNIAGDRYVSFDGLAKACAKAGGFPEPEIIHYNPKEFDFGKKKPFPFRDQHFFASVEKAKNVLGWKPEFGLVEGLTDSYELDFGRGTFRKEADFSTDDIILGKSLVLS; encoded by the exons ATGGCAAGATTGGTCCTTCTCCAGCAGAAACAaccttctttctctcttctccctTCTTCTCTTTCTGATTTCAACGGCACCAAACTTAACCCTTCCATCCAATACAAACGAAAGGTGTTTCAGCACCCTAAAGGAGCACTTCATGTCTCCGCCGCCAAGAAAATCCTGATAATGGGAGGAACCCGGTTCATTGGTATCTTCTTATCTAGACTGCTTGTCAAAGAAGGCCACCAGGTAACCCTATTCACAAGAGGAAAAGCACCCATTACTCAGCAATTGCCTGGTGAATCAGACAACGACTTCTCAGATTTTGCCTCCAag ATATTGCATTTGAAAGGAGACAGAAAAGACTATGACTTTGTTAAGTCCAGTCTTAGTGCTAAAGGGTATGATGTTGTCTATGATATCAACG GAAGGGAGGCTGAAGAAGTGGAACCCATCTTGGAGGCATTACCTAATCTGGAGCA ATACATATATTGTTCTTCAGCTGGTGTCTATTTGAAGTCTGATCTTCTACCACATGTTGAG GTAGATGCAGTGGATCCGAAGAGCAGGCACAAAGGAAAGTTGGAGACGGAGAGTTTGCTTCAATCGAAAGGTGTCAATTGGACTTCTATTAGACCTGTCTATATCTATGGACCATTGAACTACAACCCTGTGGAAGAATGGTTCTTCCATCGGTTGAAAGCTGGACgaccaattccaattccaaacTCGGGAATTCAAGTAACCCAGCTTGGTCATGTAAAG GATTTGGCAACAGCTTTCATTACTGTTCTAGGTAATGAGAAAGCGTTTAAAGAAGTATTCAACATTGCTGGAGATAGGTATGTCTCTTTTGATGGATTAGCAAAGGCGTGCGCTAAG GCTGGTGGATTCCCAGAACCCGAAATCATTCATTATAACCCGAAAGAATTCGATTTCGGCAAGAAGAAACCTTTTCCCTTCCGTGACCAG CATTTCTTTGCATCGGTGGAGAAGGCCAAGAATGTATTGGGATGGAAGCCAGAGTTTGGCCTGGTTGAAGGTTTGACTGATTCGTATGAACTTGATTTTGGGAGGGGAACATTCAGGAAAGAGGCTGATTTCTCAACTGATGACATTATCCTAGGAAAGAGTCTAGTGTTATCCTAG
- the LOC124926532 gene encoding Golgi apparatus membrane protein-like protein ECHIDNA, with the protein MDLHPPAGENYAHPNICFFHVVFKAAALAFYILSALFVDSFVIIFVVTVLLTALDFWVVKNVSGRILVGLRWWNEINDEGESIWKFESLDQESLARVNKKDSWLFWWTLYLTAVAWLVLAIFSLLRFQADYLLVVGVCLTLSIANIIGFTKCRKDAKKQLQAFATQTLASRMTSTIQSAFSVV; encoded by the exons ATGGATCTTCATCCG CCTGCTGGGGAGAATTATGCCCATCCTAATATATGCTTCTTTCATGTGGTCTTCAAG GCTGCAGCATTGGCATTCTACATCCTTTCAGCTCTCTTTGTGGACAGCTTTGTCATCATTTTTGTAGTCACTGTTCTTCTTACGGCTCTTGACTTTTGGGTGGTCAAGAATGTGAGTGGCCGTATCTTGGTTGGTTTAAGATGGTGGAATGAAATTAATGATGAGGGTGAAAGCATATGGAAATTTGAGTCCCTTGACCAAGAG TCATTGGCTCGCGTAAACAAGAAGGACTCGTGGCTGTTCTGGTGGACCCTTTACCTTACA GCTGTTGCATGGCTCGTGCTTGCCATCTTCTCGCTCCTAAGATTTCAAGCTGATTATCTCCTTGTTGTTGGAGTTTGCTTGACACTCAGCATTGCCAATATTATTGGCTTTACCAAGTGCCGCAAAG ATGCTAAGAAGCAGCTTCAGGCCTTTGCCACTCAAACGCTGGCTTCTCGAATGACATCTACAATACAATCTGCGTTTAGTGTGGTATGA